A DNA window from Candidatus Binataceae bacterium contains the following coding sequences:
- a CDS encoding flagellin, whose protein sequence is MSIPDISLFSQLSSSLDDTLSNIQTVEQQLGTGKSVIEPSDNPVAYAGAQLLTTQQSAVNNDLSLAQQSQGRLTTLDNTLATVTNEIDAASATATQGADGSLSTAQMQTLATQAQSILTQVIGAGNTQYEGAYLFAGSQVLTPPYNATGTYAGDSATNSVTFSDGTQVQMSFDGQSVFGDNTNGLISALTSLVSNLNSGNHAGVSATLPQLQTALQTLAETRSSIGSNLDTLSNVVTNSNNKIVTYQTTESNLVDADVAQEAMQEQETTLQQQALVQLGSTLGKIPLLNILA, encoded by the coding sequence GTGAGTATTCCGGATATTTCACTTTTCAGTCAGCTCTCATCGTCGCTGGATGATACACTGTCGAATATCCAGACTGTGGAACAGCAGCTGGGGACCGGCAAGAGTGTGATCGAGCCTTCGGATAATCCGGTCGCATACGCCGGCGCGCAGTTGCTCACCACTCAGCAATCGGCGGTAAACAACGATCTCTCGCTCGCGCAACAGAGCCAGGGGCGTCTGACTACTCTCGACAACACACTTGCGACGGTTACTAACGAGATCGATGCGGCCTCGGCGACTGCAACACAGGGTGCGGACGGCAGCTTATCCACGGCCCAGATGCAAACGCTTGCGACGCAGGCGCAATCAATTTTGACCCAGGTGATCGGCGCTGGAAATACTCAATATGAGGGCGCCTATCTGTTCGCCGGAAGCCAGGTGCTAACGCCTCCATACAATGCGACCGGCACTTATGCGGGTGACAGCGCTACCAACTCGGTTACGTTCAGTGACGGCACCCAGGTTCAGATGAGCTTCGACGGCCAGTCGGTTTTCGGCGACAATACCAATGGCCTTATCAGCGCGCTCACTTCGCTGGTCAGCAATCTGAACAGCGGAAACCATGCCGGCGTGTCGGCGACGCTGCCGCAACTTCAAACGGCGCTTCAGACCTTAGCCGAGACGCGCAGTTCGATCGGGTCGAATCTGGATACATTGTCGAACGTGGTGACCAATTCGAACAACAAGATCGTCACGTATCAAACAACCGAATCGAACCTCGTTGATGCCGACGTGGCCCAGGAAGCGATGCAGGAGCAGGAAACGACGCTCCAGCAGCAAGCGCTGGTGCAGCTCGGTTCGACGCTCGGCAAGATTCCGCTGCTCAATATCCTGGCCTGA